A DNA window from Microcystis aeruginosa NIES-843 contains the following coding sequences:
- a CDS encoding class I SAM-dependent methyltransferase family protein: protein MNSQTLPSYDSLSRPLPIWHPKAIYYSLVRLLFQTIGQLSDGIRLGLKYGFDSGVMLEYVYRNRPSGIRDFQKINYSCSRIIIILGV, encoded by the coding sequence ATGAATTCTCAAACCTTACCTAGCTATGATTCACTAAGTCGTCCGCTGCCAATTTGGCATCCTAAAGCCATCTACTACAGCCTTGTAAGATTGCTGTTTCAAACCATCGGGCAACTTTCAGACGGAATTCGTCTGGGCTTGAAATACGGCTTTGATTCAGGAGTCATGTTAGAGTATGTTTATCGCAATCGTCCCAGCGGCATTAGGGACTTCCAAAAAATAAACTATTCATGCTCAAGAATAATAATCATTCTCGGAGTGTAG
- a CDS encoding lysophospholipid acyltransferase family protein, with the protein MNKLLRLLFFGCVVRLIVLVIIGLRISHKERLPKSGPAIIVANHNSHLDTLVLMTLFPLRLLDKLRPVAAADYWLKNPWLTWFSLNIIGIIPLRREMGNVREHPLDSCSQALVRREILLIYPEGSRGNPESLTSFKSGIAHLAKRHPEIPIYPIFLHGLGKTLPKGEALLVPFFCDVWLGNPLHWTGNKQSFMDLLNQSIQELASSGNFSAWQ; encoded by the coding sequence TTGAATAAGTTACTGCGATTGTTGTTTTTTGGTTGCGTGGTTAGACTGATTGTCTTGGTCATTATCGGACTAAGAATCAGTCACAAAGAGAGGCTACCAAAATCGGGACCAGCGATAATTGTTGCCAACCACAACAGCCATCTCGATACCCTGGTATTGATGACACTCTTTCCCTTAAGGTTATTAGACAAATTGCGTCCAGTAGCGGCGGCGGACTATTGGTTAAAGAATCCCTGGCTGACTTGGTTTTCTCTAAATATTATTGGTATCATTCCCTTAAGACGCGAAATGGGGAATGTTCGCGAGCATCCTCTAGACAGTTGTTCTCAGGCATTAGTGCGGAGAGAAATTCTGCTAATCTATCCTGAAGGCTCTCGCGGCAATCCTGAATCTTTAACTAGCTTTAAGAGTGGCATTGCCCATCTAGCGAAACGGCATCCAGAAATCCCCATCTATCCAATTTTCTTGCATGGTTTAGGCAAGACACTTCCCAAAGGTGAAGCTTTATTAGTCCCTTTCTTTTGTGATGTTTGGCTTGGTAATCCTCTCCATTGGACTGGCAATAAACAAAGCTTTATGGATTTGTTAAATCAGTCAATACAAGAGTTGGCATCATCAGGAAATTTTTCTGCTTGGCAATAA
- a CDS encoding phosphatidate cytidylyltransferase, whose protein sequence is MVWTKPAINVIWGLAGVFILLILATLIIQLLSLTLPERNYTELKQRVKSWWAITLLFSTSLILSPGIAVIFFGFVSFLALKEYLSLIPTRRADRRVLFWAYLAIILQYYWIYSRWYGMFLVFIPVYMFLILPMRMVILGEIHGFLKAIGTLHWGLMLTVFSISHVAYLLRLPPAGNPIAGGAGLLLYLLFLTALNDISQYLWGKSLGRHKVLPTVSPNKTWEGLLGGIITTIVLAVILAPWLTPFNLTHAFWLGLLLGIAGFIGDVTVSALKRDLGVKDSGNLLPGHGGILDRIDSLTYTAPLFFHFTVYFYFRGMLA, encoded by the coding sequence ATGGTTTGGACGAAGCCAGCAATTAATGTTATCTGGGGGTTAGCAGGGGTATTTATCCTATTAATACTAGCGACTCTCATAATTCAGCTTCTCTCCCTAACTTTGCCAGAGAGAAATTATACAGAACTGAAGCAACGAGTCAAATCTTGGTGGGCAATTACCCTTCTTTTCTCAACTTCTCTCATCCTCAGTCCTGGAATAGCTGTGATCTTTTTTGGTTTTGTCAGTTTTCTGGCCCTGAAAGAATATTTATCTCTAATTCCGACACGGCGGGCAGACCGTCGCGTCTTGTTTTGGGCTTATTTAGCAATCATCTTACAATATTACTGGATTTACAGTCGGTGGTACGGAATGTTTTTAGTATTTATCCCAGTTTATATGTTCCTTATCTTGCCGATGCGGATGGTAATTTTAGGAGAAATACACGGTTTTCTCAAGGCAATAGGAACTCTACATTGGGGATTGATGCTGACAGTATTTAGCATCAGTCACGTCGCCTATTTATTAAGGCTACCACCCGCAGGTAATCCCATAGCTGGCGGTGCTGGATTGTTACTGTATCTTTTATTTTTGACGGCTCTGAATGATATTTCCCAGTACTTGTGGGGAAAAAGTTTGGGAAGACATAAAGTTTTACCGACAGTTAGCCCCAACAAAACCTGGGAAGGCTTGCTAGGAGGGATAATAACGACAATAGTATTGGCAGTAATTTTGGCTCCTTGGTTAACTCCGTTTAATTTAACTCACGCATTCTGGCTGGGGTTACTATTGGGAATTGCCGGTTTTATTGGTGATGTTACTGTATCGGCTCTGAAGCGAGACTTAGGAGTTAAAGACAGCGGTAATCTCTTACCAGGACACGGTGGTATTCTTGATCGTATTGACAGTTTAACTTATACTGCTCCCCTATTTTTCCATTTTACTGTTTACTTTTATTTCCGGGGGATGTTAGCTTGA
- a CDS encoding CDP-alcohol phosphatidyltransferase family protein, giving the protein MITIYQLKPAFQKILSPLVKQLAKQGITANQITTSAAVLSVLMGIAIVLWHCQRWLLLLMPLVLFMRIALNAIDGMLARDYNQKTSLGTILNELGDVISDTALYLPFALIPGVSSILVVPIVLLSIISEMTGVLGVTVSGKRQYQGPMGKSDRAFLFGIIALLLGLGLTAGKWLDYIWITTILLLFSTIINRAYSSLKELEYHGLDEASN; this is encoded by the coding sequence ACTATCTATCAATTAAAGCCAGCTTTTCAAAAGATATTGAGTCCGCTAGTCAAGCAACTAGCGAAACAAGGAATCACGGCGAATCAAATTACCACATCTGCTGCTGTCTTATCAGTATTGATGGGAATAGCAATTGTCCTTTGGCATTGTCAGCGCTGGCTACTGTTGCTGATGCCTTTGGTACTTTTTATGCGAATTGCACTGAATGCGATTGATGGGATGTTAGCCAGAGACTACAACCAGAAAACATCGTTAGGTACTATCTTAAATGAACTAGGAGATGTAATTTCTGATACTGCCCTCTACCTTCCCTTTGCCTTAATACCAGGAGTTTCTAGTATTTTGGTTGTCCCAATTGTCTTACTGTCAATCATCAGTGAAATGACTGGAGTTCTCGGGGTTACAGTGAGTGGAAAAAGACAATATCAAGGGCCAATGGGCAAAAGTGATCGTGCTTTTTTATTTGGTATAATTGCTTTATTATTAGGATTAGGATTGACAGCAGGAAAGTGGTTAGATTATATTTGGATTACCACAATCTTACTGCTATTTTCGACAATTATCAATCGGGCTTACAGCAGCTTAAAGGAATTAGAGTATCATGGTTTGGACGAAGCCAGCAATTAA